From the genome of Miscanthus floridulus cultivar M001 chromosome 10, ASM1932011v1, whole genome shotgun sequence, one region includes:
- the LOC136485959 gene encoding early nodulin-like protein 1 gives MLLAGALVSLAEEEEDDEVPLIMRRNRRSGVSSSEAPAPTSSEAPVSSSLVASVLSSTAPPVRSSSTAPAPASSAAPLSAIPLPSPGGGDVFAVVVPPARPSFGFAKKKVVGVSSSLISSSTSSLPPAVPTSSEPQDSQHSVDEVAAGASELPGEVADLAAPEVTVAVVPGPSEGLAPASLEVALVAPSSPQPASPSPSLASGGPSFSW, from the exons atgctcttag caggtgctctggtttccttggctgaggaagaagaggatgatgaagtacccctcatcatgcggcg taatcggaggtcgggtgtgagttcttccgaggctcccgcgccgacttcttctgaagctccggtgtcgagttctttggtagcctctgtcctgagctctaccgctcctccagtgcggagttcttccacggctccagccccggcttcttccgcggctccgttgtcggctatcccgctcccgtcgccgggtggcggggatgttttcgccgtcgtggttccccctgcgaggccttcttttggcttcgcgaagaagaaagtggtcgg tgtttcgtcttctctcatttcttcatcgacttcttctctgcctcccgccgtgccaacgagttccgagcctcaggactcacaacattctgttgatgaagttgctgcgggggcttcggagctacctggcgaagttgcggatttggccgctccggaggtgactgtggccgtcgtgccgggtccttctgagggtttggctccggcttccctggaggttgctttggtcgctccttcttcgccccagccggcctctccttccccttctcttgcttccggcggtccctctttttcctggtga